A single Hippocampus zosterae strain Florida chromosome 1, ASM2543408v3, whole genome shotgun sequence DNA region contains:
- the brd8b gene encoding bromodomain-containing protein 8 isoform X1 yields the protein MASGIGKHKILNVGPTEPWSVREKLCLASSVMRSGDQNWVSVSRAIKPFSEPGRPPDWFSQKHCASQYSELLEATEAPKRKRGEKGEVVETIEDVIVRRLTTERIEELKKLLRDTQEQYRKLKKEVDLIQTGHMDPQLKDQWAEITLKKKQDEEEAEQKRKATEMAYQARQAIKNTPKRLPSVTVRSPLGTSPTNLESQMDASAPPPPTEPAGVVSDDTSTHSVQGVGFFLPVTEAPGPGPKDGGLTLLVEDTSQKRLLPQKATPPPSPLLSELLKKGNHISASPCLVTDGDSSGSLSNGIQTSAVVTTPLPPDHDVVTVGEVEAAEKAELGEETGLVEEDLVAVSYMGDELDLETVGDIIAIIEEKVDDSVEALDAAAVEAALSLCEEAVSEGHTLPGPWETQELKESDSTSTAQDSEHIQEDCDVAALSVPTPVSPHGQNQPETTSTEEQVKGNCEPAVTENDITLCGTSEYVAAGGDETEERNVGKVDTNLVVKSEVEEWNQPEVNPPCLDSEDSSVSGRESKEVKDEEAGSECDPEEGMELKEECGEGEGEGPYLSEVERAASESEDGYGPPSQRYTADSLASSPASSSQLSTCGEDQEAVQAQKIWKKAIMLVWRAAANHRYASVFLQPVSDDIAPGYHSIVHRPMDLSAIKKNIESGVIRTTAEFQRDIMLMFQNAVMYNSSDHDVYHMALEMQRDVLEHVQQFLATQLIMQTSESAISAKSLRGREGNRKPGEPAEKDMVPMASPAFLLSLFDGGTRGRRSAMEADLKMKK from the exons atggcGAGCGGCATAGGCA AACATAAGATTCTGAATGTGGGGCCGACGGAGCCATGGTCAGTCAGGGAGAAACTGTGCCTGGCTTCCTCTGTTATGAGGAGTGGTGACCAAAACTG GGTGTCTGTAAGTAGAGCCATCAAGCCTTTCTCTGAGCCCGGTCGACCACCTGACTGGTTCTCACAAAAG CATTGTGCCTCGCAATACTCTGAGCTGCTGGAAGCCACAGAAGCCCCTAA ACGTAAGCGTGGTGAGAAGGGGGAGGTGGTTGAGACCATTGAAGATGTAATTGTTCGTAGACTGACTACTGAGAGGATAGAGGAGCTGAAAAAACTATTACGAGACACGCAAGAACAATACAG GAAGTTGAAAAAGGAAGTAGATCTAATACAGACAGGTCACATGGACCCCCAGCTGAAAGACCAGTGGGCAGAGATAACATT AAAGAAGAagcaggatgaggaggaggcagagCAGAAGAGAAAAGCAACAGAAATGGCATATCAAG CTCGTCAGGCAATCAAAAACACACCCAAGCGTCTGCCCAGTGTCACTGTTCGGTCCCCTTTGGGGACCAGTCCCACGAACCTGGAATCTCAGATGGATGCATCGGCTCCCCCGCCACCCACGGAACCCGCAGGCGTTGTCTCAGATGACACCAGCACCCACTCT GTTCAAGGTGtaggtttttttctcccagtgACAGAAGCTCCAGGCCCAGGACCTAAAGACGGAGGCCTTACCCTTCTTGTAGAGGACACCTCACAGAAGAGGCTCCTGCCTCAGAAAGCTACACCGCCACCCTCTCCTCTCCTGTCGGAACTGCTGAAAAAAGGCAACCACATCTCAGCCAGCCCCTGCCTT GTTACTGACGGCGACTCCTCTGGAAGTCTTAGCAATGGAATACAGACGTCTGCTGTTGTCACCACCCCATTACCACCGGACCATGATGTCGTGACAG TGGGGGAAGTTGAAGCTGCAGAGAAGGCAGAGCTTGGTGAAGAGACGGGATTAGTCGAAGAAGACCTTGTCGCTGTCTCTTACATGGGAGATGAACTAGATCTGGAAACCGTAGGCGACATCATCGCCATCATTGAGGAAAAG GTGGATGATTCGGTGGAGGCTTTGGACGCAGCAGCAGTGGAAGCAGCACTGTCTCTGTGTGAAGAGGCCGTCTCAGAAGGACACACCCTGCCCGGCCCCTGGGAAACTCAGGAACTAAAGGAATCAGACTCAACATCCACTGCCCAAGACTCTGAGCACATACAGGAGGATTGCGATGTGGCCGCACTGTCTGTCCCCACCCCTGTGAGCCCGCATGGCCAAAATCAACCCGAAACGACAAGCACAGAGGAGCAGGTCAAGGGAAACTGTGAGCCAGctgtgactgaaaatgacatcactttgTGTGGCACCTCTGAATATGTTGCTGCTGGAGGTGATGAGACAGAAGAGAGGAACGTAGGGAAGGTGGACACAAATCTTGTCGTGAAGAGTGAAGTGGAGGAGTGGAACCAGCCCGAGGTGAACCCACCATGCCTAG ATTCCGAGGACAGTTCTGTATCTGGCAGAGAGTCCAAG GAGGTGAAAGATGAGGAAGCAGGGAGCGAGTGTGATCCTGAAGAAGGGATGGAGCTGAAAGAGGAGTGCGGCGAGGGCGAGGGCGAGGGCCCCTATTTGTCAGAAGTGGAGCGAGCAGCCAGCGAGAGTGAAGATGGTTATGGGCCGCCCTCTCAGCGCTACACAGCCGATTCACTGGCCAGCAGCCCTGCCTCTTCCTCCCAGCT GTCTACATGTGGTGAGGACCAAGAGGCTGTACAGGCCCAGAAAATTTGGAAGAAAGCCATAATGCTGGTTTGGAGAGCTGCGGCTAACCACAG ATATGCCAGTGTCTTCTTGCAGCCTGTGTCAGATGATATCGCTCCTGGTTACCACAGCATTGTACACAG ACCGATGGACCTATCTGCAATTAAGAAGAATATCGAATCCGGCGTGATCCGTACAACAGCAGAATTCCAGCGGGACATCATGCTGATGTTTCAGAATGCCGTCATGTACAACTCATCAGACCACGACGTCTACCACATGGCTCTGGAGATGCAGCGTGACGTCCTGGAGCACGTGCAGCAGTTCCTGGCCACACAGCTCATCATGCAGACCTCAGAGAGCGCCATCTCCGCCAAGAGCCTTCGTGGCAGGGAGGGAAATCGCAAACCTGGCGAGCCAGCTGAGAAG GACATGGTCCCAATGGCCTCTCCTgctttccttctctctctcttt GATGGCGGCACCAGGGGTCGCCGTAGTGCAATGGAGGCTGACctgaaaatgaagaaatag
- the brd8b gene encoding bromodomain-containing protein 8 isoform X2 yields the protein MASGIGKHKILNVGPTEPWSVREKLCLASSVMRSGDQNWVSVSRAIKPFSEPGRPPDWFSQKHCASQYSELLEATEAPKRKRGEKGEVVETIEDVIVRRLTTERIEELKKLLRDTQEQYRKLKKEVDLIQTGHMDPQLKDQWAEITLKKKQDEEEAEQKRKATEMAYQARQAIKNTPKRLPSVTVRSPLGTSPTNLESQMDASAPPPPTEPAGVVSDDTSTHSVQGVGFFLPVTEAPGPGPKDGGLTLLVEDTSQKRLLPQKATPPPSPLLSELLKKGNHISASPCLVTDGDSSGSLSNGIQTSAVVTTPLPPDHDVVTVGEVEAAEKAELGEETGLVEEDLVAVSYMGDELDLETVGDIIAIIEEKVDDSVEALDAAAVEAALSLCEEAVSEGHTLPGPWETQELKESDSTSTAQDSEHIQEDCDVAALSVPTPVSPHGQNQPETTSTEEQVKGNCEPAVTENDITLCGTSEYVAAGGDETEERNVGKVDTNLVVKSEVEEWNQPEVNPPCLDSEDSSVSGRESKEVKDEEAGSECDPEEGMELKEECGEGEGEGPYLSEVERAASESEDGYGPPSQRYTADSLASSPASSSQLSTCGEDQEAVQAQKIWKKAIMLVWRAAANHRYASVFLQPVSDDIAPGYHSIVHRPMDLSAIKKNIESGVIRTTAEFQRDIMLMFQNAVMYNSSDHDVYHMALEMQRDVLEHVQQFLATQLIMQTSESAISAKSLRGREGNRKPGEPAEKDGGTRGRRSAMEADLKMKK from the exons atggcGAGCGGCATAGGCA AACATAAGATTCTGAATGTGGGGCCGACGGAGCCATGGTCAGTCAGGGAGAAACTGTGCCTGGCTTCCTCTGTTATGAGGAGTGGTGACCAAAACTG GGTGTCTGTAAGTAGAGCCATCAAGCCTTTCTCTGAGCCCGGTCGACCACCTGACTGGTTCTCACAAAAG CATTGTGCCTCGCAATACTCTGAGCTGCTGGAAGCCACAGAAGCCCCTAA ACGTAAGCGTGGTGAGAAGGGGGAGGTGGTTGAGACCATTGAAGATGTAATTGTTCGTAGACTGACTACTGAGAGGATAGAGGAGCTGAAAAAACTATTACGAGACACGCAAGAACAATACAG GAAGTTGAAAAAGGAAGTAGATCTAATACAGACAGGTCACATGGACCCCCAGCTGAAAGACCAGTGGGCAGAGATAACATT AAAGAAGAagcaggatgaggaggaggcagagCAGAAGAGAAAAGCAACAGAAATGGCATATCAAG CTCGTCAGGCAATCAAAAACACACCCAAGCGTCTGCCCAGTGTCACTGTTCGGTCCCCTTTGGGGACCAGTCCCACGAACCTGGAATCTCAGATGGATGCATCGGCTCCCCCGCCACCCACGGAACCCGCAGGCGTTGTCTCAGATGACACCAGCACCCACTCT GTTCAAGGTGtaggtttttttctcccagtgACAGAAGCTCCAGGCCCAGGACCTAAAGACGGAGGCCTTACCCTTCTTGTAGAGGACACCTCACAGAAGAGGCTCCTGCCTCAGAAAGCTACACCGCCACCCTCTCCTCTCCTGTCGGAACTGCTGAAAAAAGGCAACCACATCTCAGCCAGCCCCTGCCTT GTTACTGACGGCGACTCCTCTGGAAGTCTTAGCAATGGAATACAGACGTCTGCTGTTGTCACCACCCCATTACCACCGGACCATGATGTCGTGACAG TGGGGGAAGTTGAAGCTGCAGAGAAGGCAGAGCTTGGTGAAGAGACGGGATTAGTCGAAGAAGACCTTGTCGCTGTCTCTTACATGGGAGATGAACTAGATCTGGAAACCGTAGGCGACATCATCGCCATCATTGAGGAAAAG GTGGATGATTCGGTGGAGGCTTTGGACGCAGCAGCAGTGGAAGCAGCACTGTCTCTGTGTGAAGAGGCCGTCTCAGAAGGACACACCCTGCCCGGCCCCTGGGAAACTCAGGAACTAAAGGAATCAGACTCAACATCCACTGCCCAAGACTCTGAGCACATACAGGAGGATTGCGATGTGGCCGCACTGTCTGTCCCCACCCCTGTGAGCCCGCATGGCCAAAATCAACCCGAAACGACAAGCACAGAGGAGCAGGTCAAGGGAAACTGTGAGCCAGctgtgactgaaaatgacatcactttgTGTGGCACCTCTGAATATGTTGCTGCTGGAGGTGATGAGACAGAAGAGAGGAACGTAGGGAAGGTGGACACAAATCTTGTCGTGAAGAGTGAAGTGGAGGAGTGGAACCAGCCCGAGGTGAACCCACCATGCCTAG ATTCCGAGGACAGTTCTGTATCTGGCAGAGAGTCCAAG GAGGTGAAAGATGAGGAAGCAGGGAGCGAGTGTGATCCTGAAGAAGGGATGGAGCTGAAAGAGGAGTGCGGCGAGGGCGAGGGCGAGGGCCCCTATTTGTCAGAAGTGGAGCGAGCAGCCAGCGAGAGTGAAGATGGTTATGGGCCGCCCTCTCAGCGCTACACAGCCGATTCACTGGCCAGCAGCCCTGCCTCTTCCTCCCAGCT GTCTACATGTGGTGAGGACCAAGAGGCTGTACAGGCCCAGAAAATTTGGAAGAAAGCCATAATGCTGGTTTGGAGAGCTGCGGCTAACCACAG ATATGCCAGTGTCTTCTTGCAGCCTGTGTCAGATGATATCGCTCCTGGTTACCACAGCATTGTACACAG ACCGATGGACCTATCTGCAATTAAGAAGAATATCGAATCCGGCGTGATCCGTACAACAGCAGAATTCCAGCGGGACATCATGCTGATGTTTCAGAATGCCGTCATGTACAACTCATCAGACCACGACGTCTACCACATGGCTCTGGAGATGCAGCGTGACGTCCTGGAGCACGTGCAGCAGTTCCTGGCCACACAGCTCATCATGCAGACCTCAGAGAGCGCCATCTCCGCCAAGAGCCTTCGTGGCAGGGAGGGAAATCGCAAACCTGGCGAGCCAGCTGAGAAG GATGGCGGCACCAGGGGTCGCCGTAGTGCAATGGAGGCTGACctgaaaatgaagaaatag
- the si:ch211-39i2.2 gene encoding DNA damage-inducible transcript 4-like protein-like encodes MVYTAALLFGKKVPVLGEEESITDVMGTYFFRLSSLRQEKREGPLLRRGSVDSCHEPDNPSLSPNMDAGLEQEERVLQQDLTRHIERCLTEAKVSVLHCKVLLLPRQMTARVGRDVLRSSTDEPCGLRGASIRLYVDTKNGLKSLGSIFPDSSVTPTFELSVVFKADTNDSWPPLKHIFESSKALKLRPEYKLVKRKLYSSASPVIHEFN; translated from the exons ATGGTCTATACCGCGGCTCTTCTCTTTGGAAAGAAAGTGCCCGTCTTGGGAGAGGAAGAAAGCATCACGGACGTGATGGGAACGTACTTTTTCAGGCTCTCGTCGCTGCGTCAAGAAAAAAGAGAAGGCCCTTTGCTTCGACGGGGAAGCGTAGACAGTTGCCACGAGCCCGACAACCCTTCACTTT CTCCCAACATGGATGCTGGTTTGGAGCAGGAAGAGAGAGTCCTTCAACAAGATTTGACGCGTCACATAGAGCGCTGCCTAACGGAGGCCAAGGTTTCCGTGCTCCACTGCAAGGTGCTGCTTCTCCCCCGCCAGATGACCGCCCGGGTCGGTCGCGATGTGCTGCGCTCCTCCACGGATGAGCCGTGCGGGCTGCGGGGCGCCTCCATCAGGCTCTATGTGGACACCAAGAATGGCCTCAAGTCTTTGGGCTCCATTTTTCCCGACTCGAGTGTCACCCCGACATTTGAGCTGTCGGTCGTGTTTAAGGCGGACACGAATGACAGCTGGCCACCACTCAAGCACATCTTTGAGAGCAGTAAAGCGTTAAAGCTGAGACCAGAGTACAAGCTGGTAAAGAGAAAGCTCTACTCCTCTGCCAGTCCTGTCATCCACGAGTTTAACTAG